A stretch of Chitinophaga caeni DNA encodes these proteins:
- a CDS encoding ComEC/Rec2 family competence protein, which translates to MNRFVNPWHRAPLLRLLLPFLLGVICALNIELELQWLPCLWLPTLIHVLSWKYLAIQWRYRLRSLPGIGIVCLYFCLGAMAVISADTRRAPAYINNIKGNAFGWVVEILEDPLPGARSAKSLVKVRACLRQDGLFEKATGKIMLYWSLDSRLPGMGECVLIQNRLESFAPNGNPGAFEYKDYMALRRVYHQQYIPTKKWRLVSHANPYKITWQLNRVKSYCLQVLRKYIPGKQVGLAEALLLGYRADLARSAIAGYAGTGIIHIIAISGLHLGLIYLSLLKLLTMVLPGNRGRILKGLIIIIILWLFSLITGGSPSVLRSALMFSLVVTGKFWVTRRGFIFNTLAASAFFLVLYEPYYLLNVGFQLSYIAVLSILLFQPVVAGLWKPKLLPMKKIWELISVTLAAQVGTLPICLFYFHQFPLYFLPANLLSIPAATIILYSLLLLMLCSWMPFAAKILGMISGNLIQYFDTYNQLLYHLPAAVIENIRLDRLGLFISIFLVIFLLLAWKYTLRWAAWSCLYCILALIGNLRWKQYLEAHQRKFIIYNCRDALVMDLISGSDAFTNRVKEIPASVVQARKALGIRKLTHINNFAFNADGLKVLVINSTFTRPSAGRGKKVELDYIVITRGAKLHMEALTSVYTCKMIIFDSRLHIRQVEKWKSECNKLTLRNFSIQREGAFVINF; encoded by the coding sequence ATGAATCGTTTTGTTAACCCGTGGCACCGGGCGCCACTCCTACGCCTGTTGTTGCCATTCCTGTTAGGCGTAATCTGCGCCCTAAATATCGAGTTGGAATTGCAATGGCTGCCTTGTTTGTGGTTGCCCACCTTAATCCACGTTTTAAGCTGGAAATACTTAGCTATCCAATGGAGATACCGCCTGCGATCTTTGCCGGGGATAGGGATCGTATGCCTGTACTTTTGTTTAGGCGCTATGGCGGTAATTTCAGCAGATACCAGGCGGGCTCCGGCGTATATCAACAACATCAAGGGAAATGCTTTTGGATGGGTCGTTGAAATTCTAGAAGATCCGTTGCCAGGCGCCCGCTCCGCGAAATCATTAGTGAAAGTCAGGGCCTGCCTTCGCCAAGACGGGCTATTTGAAAAAGCTACGGGAAAGATAATGTTGTATTGGAGTTTAGATAGTCGCCTTCCCGGGATGGGGGAATGTGTGCTTATCCAAAATCGACTGGAGAGCTTTGCTCCAAATGGTAATCCTGGGGCTTTTGAATATAAAGATTACATGGCTTTACGGCGGGTATACCATCAACAATATATTCCCACTAAAAAATGGCGGCTTGTAAGTCATGCGAACCCCTATAAAATTACTTGGCAATTGAACAGGGTTAAAAGCTATTGTTTACAAGTTTTAAGGAAATATATACCCGGGAAGCAAGTTGGTTTGGCCGAAGCTTTACTGCTTGGCTACCGGGCCGACTTGGCCAGGTCGGCTATTGCTGGTTACGCAGGAACGGGAATCATACATATTATTGCTATTTCGGGTTTACACCTCGGGCTAATTTACCTATCATTATTGAAGCTGTTAACGATGGTATTACCCGGTAACCGGGGAAGGATATTGAAGGGCTTGATTATCATTATTATTTTATGGCTATTTTCATTAATAACCGGGGGAAGTCCGTCAGTACTACGTTCTGCACTTATGTTCAGCTTGGTAGTTACCGGGAAGTTCTGGGTAACGAGGCGCGGATTTATATTTAATACGCTGGCGGCCTCCGCTTTTTTCCTCGTTTTATATGAACCGTATTATCTTCTGAATGTAGGTTTTCAACTCTCATACATAGCGGTGTTAAGCATCTTGTTATTCCAGCCGGTGGTTGCTGGTTTATGGAAACCAAAGCTGTTACCAATGAAGAAAATTTGGGAATTGATTTCCGTGACATTAGCTGCACAGGTAGGCACCTTGCCGATCTGTTTATTTTACTTTCATCAATTCCCGCTTTATTTCTTACCGGCAAATTTGTTAAGCATTCCTGCGGCGACAATTATTTTGTATAGTTTATTGTTGCTAATGCTATGCTCTTGGATGCCTTTCGCTGCAAAAATTCTTGGTATGATATCAGGAAATTTGATTCAATATTTTGATACCTATAACCAGTTATTGTATCACCTACCCGCTGCCGTAATTGAAAATATCCGCCTCGATAGGTTAGGCTTATTCATTAGCATTTTCCTGGTCATATTTCTATTATTAGCCTGGAAGTATACCCTGAGATGGGCTGCTTGGTCCTGCTTATATTGTATCCTGGCCTTAATAGGGAACTTAAGATGGAAACAATACCTGGAGGCACATCAAAGGAAGTTCATTATTTATAATTGCAGGGATGCATTGGTTATGGACTTAATATCTGGAAGCGATGCATTTACAAACCGGGTAAAAGAAATACCTGCAAGTGTTGTTCAAGCAAGAAAGGCATTGGGCATACGAAAATTGACACATATAAATAATTTTGCATTTAATGCAGATGGGTTAAAAGTACTGGTGATTAATAGCACATTTACCCGGCCATCGGCAGGGAGAGGTAAAAAGGTCGAGTTGGATTATATCGTGATTACCCGGGGAGCAAAGTTGCATATGGAAGCGTTAACATCCGTTTACACATGTAAAATGATAATATTTGACAGCCGTTTACATATCAGGCAAGTAGAAAAATGGAAAAGTGAATGTAACAAATTAACTTTGCGCAACTTTTCTATTCAACGCGAAGGAGCGTTTGTAATAAACTTCTAA
- the purH gene encoding bifunctional phosphoribosylaminoimidazolecarboxamide formyltransferase/IMP cyclohydrolase, which translates to MQKQIKSALISVFYKDNLENIVKKLGEQGVTIYSTGGTQTFIESQGVPCVAVESLTAYPSILGGRVKTLHPKVFGGILARRENPQDLEQLKQYEIPEIDLVIVDLYPFEETVKNTSEEQAIIEKIDIGGVSLIRAAGKNYKDVVIVASKDQYADLEKALVENNGATNLQERRQFAAKAFEVCAHYDVAIAQYFLKEAETTDYFQVSVPVGQVCRYGENPHQQGTYFGKLDETFNKLHGKELSYNNMVDVDAACQLINEFEETTFAVIKHTNVCGIASRSTLKEAWVDALAGDKESAFGGVLVCNVNVDKETAALVNEIFFEILIAPGFDQEALEILQSKKNRILLQQKQAVKPASMFKNVLGGVLVQDNDEGNYKEWNEVGAQAATAAQKADLAFANIVCKHLKSNAIALVKNKQLVGKGCGQTSRIDALRHAIEKAGQFQFDLNGAVMASDAFFPFNDCVSIAHEAGITAVIQPGGSIRDNDSIDFAKQNGMAMVITGMRHFRH; encoded by the coding sequence ATGCAAAAGCAAATTAAATCGGCCCTGATCTCCGTTTTCTATAAAGACAACCTGGAGAATATCGTAAAGAAATTAGGGGAACAAGGCGTAACTATTTACTCTACGGGTGGTACCCAAACATTCATTGAATCTCAAGGGGTGCCTTGCGTAGCGGTGGAATCGCTCACTGCCTATCCTTCAATTTTAGGTGGCCGCGTTAAAACTTTGCATCCAAAAGTGTTTGGCGGTATTTTGGCCCGCAGGGAAAATCCACAAGACTTGGAGCAGTTGAAACAATACGAAATCCCTGAAATCGACCTTGTAATTGTAGATTTATACCCATTCGAAGAAACCGTTAAGAATACAAGTGAAGAACAGGCTATTATCGAAAAAATAGATATCGGCGGTGTTTCTTTGATCCGTGCAGCCGGTAAAAATTATAAAGACGTTGTCATTGTAGCTTCGAAGGATCAATATGCCGATCTTGAAAAAGCGCTGGTTGAAAATAATGGTGCTACTAATTTGCAAGAACGTAGGCAATTTGCTGCAAAAGCCTTCGAAGTTTGCGCTCATTACGATGTGGCCATCGCGCAATATTTCCTCAAAGAAGCGGAAACAACCGATTATTTCCAGGTTTCCGTTCCGGTAGGGCAAGTATGCCGCTACGGAGAAAATCCACACCAGCAAGGTACCTACTTCGGTAAGTTGGACGAAACGTTCAATAAATTGCACGGTAAAGAGCTTTCGTACAACAATATGGTGGATGTGGATGCTGCTTGCCAGTTGATCAACGAGTTTGAAGAAACAACTTTCGCGGTGATCAAGCATACAAACGTTTGTGGAATTGCTTCCCGTTCAACATTGAAAGAAGCTTGGGTCGATGCCTTGGCAGGTGATAAAGAAAGCGCTTTCGGTGGTGTTTTAGTTTGTAATGTCAATGTAGATAAAGAAACAGCAGCTTTGGTAAATGAGATTTTCTTCGAAATCTTGATCGCTCCCGGTTTTGATCAAGAGGCATTAGAGATATTACAATCCAAGAAAAATCGTATCCTGTTGCAGCAGAAACAAGCCGTGAAGCCTGCTTCCATGTTTAAAAATGTATTGGGCGGCGTATTGGTGCAGGACAATGATGAAGGCAATTACAAAGAGTGGAATGAAGTGGGTGCGCAAGCAGCTACAGCAGCCCAAAAAGCGGATCTTGCTTTCGCGAATATCGTTTGTAAACACCTGAAATCCAATGCTATCGCTTTAGTAAAGAATAAGCAATTGGTTGGTAAAGGCTGTGGTCAAACTTCCAGGATCGATGCACTGCGTCATGCGATTGAGAAAGCGGGTCAATTCCAATTTGATCTAAATGGCGCCGTGATGGCATCCGATGCATTCTTCCCCTTCAATGATTGTGTCAGTATTGCACACGAAGCCGGGATTACTGCCGTGATCCAGCCGGGTGGTTCCATCAGGGACAATGATTCTATCGATTTTGCCAAACAAAATGGTATGGCGATGGTAATCACAGGCATGCGCCATTTCAGGCACTGA